The segment TTGAAGATTATGAAATCCGGGTCGACCTTCGACCAGTTGATTGCGCCCTGCCAGTGCGACACGTCCGCACCATGTAATACCGCCATGCCGATGTCCTCTCCTGACGCCTAGTTTCGTTGCCCTAGCCCCGCCGGGGCCTGTTGGCAGGAGATCGTCATTTTTGCACCGACCACTGACAGGCCAGCTCAAGATGCCGGCGGACCTAGGACCCTCGCGGAGCGAGACTCGCTGTCAGTAGTGCTGGCTACGGTTCCCATACGACGTAATCAGACGATTACGTTTCGGTTCGATTATTAGGAGCTCCATGGCTGACGAAGCAGTACGGGAAGCCCAGCAGTGGGTTAACGCCACATACAAAGGCGTGAACGGTTACACGGCTGTGGCCGAGGACGGAATTACCGGTTTCGCAACGATCAAGGCACTCACCAAAGGCCTGCAGCACGAGCTCGGGGACGCCAAGGTGGATGGGATCTTTGGTGATGGGACTCTTGCGAAGTTGACGGCACAGTTCCCGGTCGTGAATGAGAACACAACGAACAAAAACGTGAGGATCATTGTCCAGTGCGCCATGTACTGCAAGGGATATGACGGCGGCGGCACCGACGGGATCTTCGGCGCAACCACCAAGAGTGGCATTTCTCGATTGACGACCGACATGGGCCTCGGTGGAGGGATCGGGATCACTCCGAAGGTGTTCCGTGGCCTCCTCACCATGGATGCCTATGTCGTGACGTCCGGTGGAACTGAGGCGGTACGGCGGGTCCAGCAGTGGCTGAACGCGACATACACCAAGCGCGAGAAGTTCATGATCATCCCCTGTGACGGGAACTTCTCACGGGACGTGCAGAAGGCCCTAGTTCGCGCACTACAGTTCGAGCTCGGACAGAGTGACGCCGCAGCCGATGGAATCTATGGCGCAGGAACCGCTAGCGGAATCAAAGCCCAGGCGGTTCTGTCGGTCGGGTCGGCCGACACTGCAAAGAAATTCGTGCGGCTGTTCCAGGCAGCGATGATCTTCAATGACCGCACCGTGCCCTTCGACGGTTCGTTCACCGCGTCGACGAGCTCGTCCGTCAGCGAGTTTCAACGCTTCATGGTGTTGCCGGTCACCGGCAAGGGGGATTTCCAAACGTGGGCAGCACTGCTGGTCAGCACGGGTGACGCTGAACGTCCTGGCACCGGCGCCGATACCCGTTTCCCTATCTCCAGTGCTCGAGCTGCAAAGCTGTACGCTGCCGGGTACCGAGTGGTGGGCCGCTACCTCACGAACGCAACCAGTGCCGGCGCCTTCGACAAGAAGATACAGCCGGGGGAGACCACTGCGATCTTCGACAACAAGCTGCGCCTCTTCCCGATCTTCCAGACTTACGGCGGTCACGCCAGCTACTTCACCCGGGAGCAAGGTGAACGC is part of the Saxibacter everestensis genome and harbors:
- a CDS encoding glycoside hydrolase domain-containing protein, which translates into the protein MADEAVREAQQWVNATYKGVNGYTAVAEDGITGFATIKALTKGLQHELGDAKVDGIFGDGTLAKLTAQFPVVNENTTNKNVRIIVQCAMYCKGYDGGGTDGIFGATTKSGISRLTTDMGLGGGIGITPKVFRGLLTMDAYVVTSGGTEAVRRVQQWLNATYTKREKFMIIPCDGNFSRDVQKALVRALQFELGQSDAAADGIYGAGTASGIKAQAVLSVGSADTAKKFVRLFQAAMIFNDRTVPFDGSFTASTSSSVSEFQRFMVLPVTGKGDFQTWAALLVSTGDAERPGTGADTRFPISSARAAKLYAAGYRVVGRYLTNATSAGAFDKKIQPGETTAIFDNKLRLFPIFQTYGGHASYFTREQGERDGVAAYDAAQEYGFHRGTIIYFAVDYDAIDEEISSTILAYFTGVVSALRFSGSKYLPGVYGSRNVCLRVSRETGISRSFVSGMSTGFSGNLGYPMPDNWAFNQIKEFHFEDPDPEFRIDKSIVSGRDQGQSSVSAPAAHDTAFDAAYTTQMTNEIVAWFDQNMTGPQKAVAIHLDRAANVKFMLQFDALTTRLSRSYNMKKALIQTVLLWEYCLQNRLDAAADVAVKDYYVARMAGITPPSQLPDDSSTGVCQIFARTAIDATNFAVGKGIYSSRTFDAANWRDVWQMWQNLQEEAGNIAQAALVLIRAANQAGVGVDYWNFSAASVRAVLARYNGTNADATEYGRRNYGLYTILEKYNALSRS